The Prosthecobacter dejongeii genome contains a region encoding:
- a CDS encoding FAD-dependent oxidoreductase: MRILPLALLFAPCLQAADLQTDVCIYGATPGGVAAALSAAKSGAEVVLVEPTARLGGLLTSGLSHTDFHSFESLTGSFLEFSQRVKAHYIKTYGADSEQVKACFEGTFGEPKVNLFILEQMLKEQTRITVHKQAVLTSVDVEDDAIAQAVFTTGQDTLQVKAKVFIDGSYEGDLLANAGVKYHVGREGQDQYGESLAPEKDDGQLQAYNFRFCATDDPNNRVPITAPKGYRREDFVAVLDFLKPGKIDRVFGYPSRCIVKAQTPALPNRKYDLNDVSRGLIRLSMPGHNLGWPEGDEATRQAIYEEHLRYNVGLLYFLINDPAVPEVIQQPAREWGWCKDEFTETLHLPPQLYVREARRMVGQHVYTQQDSEHAPGDARAKLFTDAIAMGDYGNNCHGTSHDGPQIGGKHGGEMYNPVPPYQIPYGALVSKERNNLLVPVAVSSSHVGFCALRLEPIWMSLGQASGHAAAIAIQTGKPVHEIQLAALQARLHQDKSATVYIADVLPGHPQFEAVQWWGTAGGLHGLNPMPDKPGQRGKNLHGQYFEANPGHAAELSRAMDESTRNRWLKLAVNLGLPTEDLAKAATRGEFIQTAFAKKR; the protein is encoded by the coding sequence ATGCGAATTTTACCCCTAGCCCTTCTCTTCGCCCCCTGCCTTCAGGCAGCGGACCTGCAAACGGATGTCTGCATTTACGGCGCCACTCCAGGGGGAGTCGCCGCCGCTCTTTCGGCAGCCAAATCTGGCGCTGAAGTGGTTTTGGTAGAGCCCACCGCACGCCTAGGCGGGCTCCTGACCAGCGGGCTTTCCCATACAGATTTTCATTCTTTTGAATCTCTCACTGGCAGCTTTTTGGAATTCAGCCAGCGCGTGAAGGCCCATTACATCAAGACCTATGGAGCCGACTCTGAGCAGGTGAAGGCCTGCTTTGAAGGCACCTTTGGCGAGCCGAAGGTGAACCTTTTCATTTTAGAGCAGATGCTGAAGGAGCAAACCCGCATCACCGTGCATAAACAGGCCGTTTTGACCTCTGTGGATGTGGAAGATGACGCGATCGCTCAGGCGGTATTCACCACCGGTCAGGACACGCTCCAGGTGAAAGCCAAAGTCTTCATTGATGGCAGTTACGAAGGGGATCTCCTGGCCAATGCCGGGGTGAAATACCATGTCGGCCGCGAAGGGCAGGATCAATATGGAGAATCCCTGGCACCCGAGAAAGACGATGGTCAACTGCAAGCCTACAACTTCCGCTTTTGTGCCACGGATGACCCGAACAATCGTGTGCCCATCACCGCCCCCAAGGGCTACCGCCGCGAGGATTTTGTCGCCGTCTTGGACTTCTTAAAACCAGGGAAGATTGATCGCGTTTTTGGTTATCCTTCGCGCTGCATTGTCAAAGCACAGACGCCTGCTTTGCCGAACCGAAAGTATGACCTCAATGACGTCTCCCGTGGTCTCATTCGTCTTTCCATGCCCGGGCATAACCTAGGCTGGCCGGAAGGCGATGAAGCGACCCGACAGGCCATCTATGAGGAGCATCTGCGTTACAATGTGGGGCTGCTCTACTTCCTCATCAATGACCCAGCCGTGCCGGAGGTCATCCAGCAGCCCGCTCGCGAATGGGGCTGGTGCAAAGATGAGTTCACTGAGACCCTGCACCTCCCCCCGCAGCTCTATGTGCGCGAGGCACGCCGCATGGTGGGGCAGCATGTTTACACCCAGCAGGACAGTGAACACGCCCCCGGCGACGCCCGCGCCAAGCTGTTTACAGACGCCATCGCCATGGGCGATTATGGCAACAACTGCCATGGCACCTCCCACGACGGACCCCAGATCGGCGGCAAACACGGGGGGGAAATGTACAATCCCGTGCCGCCTTATCAGATCCCTTATGGGGCGCTGGTTTCCAAGGAGCGGAACAATCTGCTGGTGCCCGTGGCGGTTTCTTCTTCCCACGTCGGTTTCTGTGCTCTGCGTCTGGAGCCCATCTGGATGTCTCTCGGCCAAGCGTCCGGACATGCCGCAGCCATCGCAATCCAGACGGGTAAACCCGTGCATGAAATCCAACTCGCAGCCTTACAGGCCCGCCTGCATCAGGATAAATCCGCTACCGTTTATATTGCCGATGTGCTGCCAGGGCATCCCCAGTTTGAAGCCGTGCAGTGGTGGGGCACAGCTGGTGGACTGCACGGGCTGAACCCCATGCCAGACAAACCCGGTCAGCGCGGTAAGAACCTGCACGGCCAATACTTTGAGGCGAATCCTGGCCATGCGGCGGAACTCAGCCGTGCCATGGATGAAAGCACGCGCAATCGCTGGCTGAAGCTGGCAGTCAACTTAGGCCTGCCTACCGAAGATTTGGCCAAGGCTGCCACCCGTGGCGAATTCATCCAGACCGCTTTTGCGAAAAAACGCTGA
- a CDS encoding glycosyltransferase: MPTQPALNRRILHTEWSLGWGGQEIRILREMEAFRARGWHMQLVCREASTISKRAIESGFQVSHLPFKSAFHLPTVFGLAQLIRRERIDLVHTHSSVDGWVGGMGAKLAGVPMVRSRHLSSPVRRGLNSKIVYDLLPEAVISSGRHIRDHLVQDGGCHPERQYSVPAGADTSIFHPGVSVDGLRASFGFAETDQIIGIVAVLRSWKGHEILLEAFMTLAKEMPQARLLIVGEGPQRPTLQRRIQEAGLEGRAVLTGHRTDVANVMKIMNVCVLPSLKNEATSQVLPQAMLVGTPVVSSSAGGLTEVVADGVWGRVVPPGDVPALAQALREVFAQPELTQKMALRAREHALEELTFETQIDRTEAVYRKLLS; this comes from the coding sequence ATGCCCACCCAGCCTGCCCTCAACCGCCGCATCCTGCACACCGAATGGTCCCTCGGTTGGGGAGGGCAGGAGATCCGCATCCTGCGTGAGATGGAGGCTTTCCGGGCACGCGGCTGGCACATGCAGCTCGTTTGTCGTGAGGCGTCCACCATCTCAAAACGCGCTATCGAGTCCGGCTTTCAAGTTTCGCATCTCCCTTTCAAGTCCGCCTTCCATTTACCCACGGTGTTTGGCCTCGCCCAACTGATCCGCCGTGAGCGCATTGACCTCGTCCACACCCACAGTTCTGTGGATGGCTGGGTGGGTGGCATGGGGGCCAAACTGGCCGGCGTGCCCATGGTGCGCAGCCGCCACCTTTCCTCCCCCGTGCGCCGGGGGCTGAATTCCAAGATCGTCTATGACCTGCTCCCAGAGGCCGTGATTTCCAGTGGGCGACACATTCGGGATCATTTGGTCCAGGATGGCGGCTGCCATCCCGAGCGGCAGTACTCCGTGCCAGCCGGGGCAGATACTAGCATCTTCCACCCAGGTGTCTCTGTGGATGGGCTGCGCGCATCTTTCGGCTTTGCAGAGACGGATCAGATCATCGGCATCGTGGCTGTGCTGCGTAGCTGGAAGGGACATGAGATCCTGCTGGAGGCCTTCATGACCCTAGCTAAAGAAATGCCCCAGGCGCGTTTGCTCATCGTGGGGGAGGGACCGCAGCGGCCCACCCTGCAAAGGCGCATCCAGGAAGCCGGCCTGGAAGGCCGGGCCGTCCTCACCGGGCACCGGACAGATGTGGCGAATGTCATGAAAATCATGAACGTGTGCGTGCTGCCTTCGCTGAAAAATGAAGCCACCTCCCAGGTGCTGCCCCAGGCCATGCTGGTGGGCACACCTGTGGTTTCCTCTTCCGCCGGCGGGCTGACAGAGGTGGTGGCAGATGGCGTCTGGGGTCGTGTAGTCCCCCCAGGAGATGTGCCCGCGCTGGCGCAGGCCCTCCGCGAGGTGTTTGCCCAGCCCGAGTTAACTCAAAAAATGGCCCTCAGAGCCCGCGAGCATGCCCTGGAGGAACTGACTTTCGAGACACAGATCGACCGAACGGAAGCCGTGTATCGCAAGCTTTTAAGTTAG
- a CDS encoding sugar transferase: MIGRRQEINLQLTQLLDSALLIFCLWLAYFLRSTVLAHVWPDLVEIPPMEKLYWIMAVVGPFTPLVLEARGFYSNLYHKSPAQSLRQLGEGLVIIGMVVGALVVFMKWEVPSRSVVILAVALAGFALLIRETVQKSKLRHRIASGKGREKVLLAGLKSDMQDFVERLPAEQRASLEICALIDITLRPVSDLVAEMHQHSVARVIFAAQHVHFSKIEEAVQACETEGVEAWIAADFFQTAIARPTFDVLGGRLMLVFHSTPQVSWALWFKEIVDRVGAAVLLLLTLPLWLVAMIGIRLSSSGPIFFRQERSGHYGKAFSMWKFRTMHADAEARRAELEAANEMTGPVFKITADPRIFPFGRWLRRMSIDELPQLINVLRGEMSLVGPRPLPVYEIEKIEKHAQRRRLSVKPGLTCLWQVAGRNGIRNFEDWVALDLQYIDNWSLWLDLTILLRTLPAVLRGAGAS, encoded by the coding sequence ATGATTGGCCGCCGACAGGAAATCAATTTGCAGCTCACGCAGTTGCTAGACAGCGCTTTGCTGATCTTCTGCCTATGGCTCGCATACTTTCTCCGGTCCACCGTTCTTGCCCATGTTTGGCCTGACTTGGTGGAAATTCCACCCATGGAGAAACTCTACTGGATCATGGCCGTGGTGGGTCCGTTCACGCCCCTGGTGCTGGAGGCTCGGGGATTTTACTCCAATCTTTATCACAAATCCCCCGCGCAGAGCCTCCGGCAGTTGGGCGAGGGGCTGGTCATCATCGGCATGGTGGTCGGCGCTTTGGTCGTTTTCATGAAGTGGGAGGTGCCCAGCCGCTCGGTGGTCATCCTGGCCGTCGCGCTGGCTGGCTTTGCTTTGCTCATCCGGGAGACAGTCCAAAAGAGCAAGCTGCGTCACCGCATCGCCTCAGGCAAGGGGCGTGAAAAAGTGCTCTTGGCGGGTCTCAAGTCAGACATGCAGGATTTTGTCGAACGGCTGCCAGCGGAGCAACGCGCCAGTTTGGAGATCTGTGCGCTTATTGACATCACGCTGCGACCTGTGAGTGACCTCGTGGCGGAAATGCACCAGCATTCCGTAGCGCGGGTGATTTTTGCCGCTCAGCACGTGCATTTTAGCAAGATCGAAGAGGCCGTGCAGGCCTGCGAAACTGAGGGGGTCGAGGCCTGGATCGCTGCGGATTTCTTCCAGACCGCCATCGCCCGTCCCACCTTTGATGTCCTCGGTGGTCGGCTCATGCTGGTCTTCCACAGCACGCCCCAAGTGTCCTGGGCCCTATGGTTCAAGGAAATTGTGGATCGTGTGGGCGCAGCCGTGCTGTTGCTACTGACGTTGCCCCTTTGGCTCGTGGCCATGATCGGCATACGTCTCTCCTCTTCAGGGCCCATCTTTTTCCGTCAGGAACGCAGTGGCCACTACGGTAAAGCCTTCAGCATGTGGAAATTCCGCACCATGCATGCCGATGCTGAGGCACGCCGCGCTGAGCTGGAAGCGGCGAATGAAATGACCGGCCCGGTTTTTAAAATCACTGCCGATCCGCGCATCTTCCCCTTCGGCCGCTGGCTTCGACGCATGAGCATTGATGAGCTGCCGCAGTTGATCAACGTCTTGCGGGGGGAAATGAGCCTGGTCGGGCCGCGGCCGCTGCCAGTTTACGAGATCGAGAAGATCGAAAAACACGCTCAGCGCCGCCGCCTGAGCGTGAAGCCTGGCCTCACCTGCCTGTGGCAAGTCGCAGGCCGCAATGGCATCCGGAATTTTGAAGACTGGGTCGCCCTGGATCTTCAATACATTGATAATTGGTCTCTGTGGCTGGATTTGACGATCCTGCTCCGCACCCTCCCGGCTGTCCTGCGTGGCGCTGGTGCTTCTTGA
- a CDS encoding type I 3-dehydroquinate dehydratase, with protein sequence MPQLLSSSNLLLSSRPLTVGVIPDLNTLQLWAGLSPAQRELSCDVIELRLDTLKTPAADIRTALAGNAIPVLLTARHPAEGGQGTEAAAGRIALLEPLLDLATLVDIELRSAMDMRPLVQKAQGMGVRVIGSFHDFQATPGEEVLRGAINFAQPAGLDAVKLATFLNKSEDLNRLITLTSEVHRLRLSSMGMGPLGRVSRLVLAKCGSLLNYGYLGEANAPGQWPAARLKELLAEL encoded by the coding sequence ATGCCTCAACTTCTTTCCTCCAGTAACCTGCTCCTGTCTTCGCGCCCGCTGACAGTCGGGGTCATTCCAGATCTTAATACCCTGCAGCTTTGGGCCGGCCTTTCCCCTGCGCAGCGGGAGTTATCCTGTGACGTCATCGAGCTACGTCTTGATACCCTCAAAACTCCAGCCGCAGACATCCGCACTGCCCTAGCGGGAAATGCCATCCCCGTCCTATTGACCGCCCGTCATCCTGCGGAAGGTGGGCAGGGCACTGAGGCCGCCGCAGGCCGGATTGCCCTGCTGGAGCCGCTGCTGGACCTGGCCACCCTGGTGGACATAGAGCTACGCAGCGCCATGGACATGCGCCCTCTTGTGCAGAAGGCCCAAGGCATGGGCGTGCGGGTCATCGGCTCCTTCCATGATTTCCAGGCAACTCCTGGGGAGGAAGTCCTGCGTGGAGCCATCAACTTTGCCCAGCCAGCCGGGCTGGATGCCGTGAAGCTGGCCACATTTCTGAATAAATCCGAAGATCTAAACCGTTTGATCACCCTCACCTCTGAGGTGCATCGGCTGCGACTTTCCAGCATGGGCATGGGTCCTTTAGGGCGAGTCTCGCGGTTGGTCCTTGCAAAGTGTGGCAGCCTGCTCAACTACGGCTATCTTGGCGAGGCGAATGCTCCTGGGCAGTGGCCTGCCGCTCGGTTGAAGGAACTCCTGGCTGAACTGTGA
- a CDS encoding D-alanyl-D-alanine carboxypeptidase family protein: MTTFHKTTAHRWLSLLALLPLTGCEDPQRELKIQWREDEVNKKEAAIIQRELALSKDKQVVESSRLDLLAKEKSVAILQKQLAQEVEKTKRVRREVEIRELRGPIPQVSADRVIVVDTASDEVLFEKNPDKRGAIASTTKLLTALLVVEAGDLDKIVTVELSDTQCSPVRLGLKVGEQFTRRQLLTAMLVKSSNDIAQALARDNAGSVEAFAAKMNERCLALGLQDSHYVNPHGLPSRNDDEPFSTARDLSRIAKACDGKPEIREIVKLQKYTFKWPSGKVTELSNTNRVLRSAGYCDGMKTGYTDAAGYCLVASGERNGRRRIVVVLNDTEGGVWKDAQALLDWALKA, from the coding sequence ATGACCACTTTCCACAAAACCACCGCTCACCGCTGGCTCTCTCTCCTGGCGCTGCTGCCCCTCACTGGCTGCGAAGACCCACAACGCGAACTGAAAATCCAGTGGCGTGAGGATGAGGTCAATAAAAAGGAGGCCGCCATCATTCAGCGTGAGCTGGCCCTTTCTAAGGACAAGCAGGTGGTGGAAAGCTCCCGCCTAGACCTCCTGGCGAAAGAAAAGAGTGTGGCCATTTTGCAAAAGCAACTGGCCCAAGAAGTGGAGAAAACCAAACGCGTGCGCCGTGAGGTGGAGATCCGCGAGCTGCGGGGCCCCATCCCTCAGGTGAGTGCCGACCGCGTCATCGTGGTGGATACCGCGTCTGATGAGGTCCTTTTTGAAAAAAATCCAGACAAGCGCGGTGCCATCGCCAGCACCACCAAGTTGCTCACCGCCTTGCTTGTGGTCGAAGCCGGAGACCTGGACAAGATCGTCACCGTCGAACTGAGTGATACCCAGTGCTCCCCCGTGCGCCTTGGTCTGAAGGTGGGGGAACAATTCACCCGCCGCCAGTTGCTCACCGCCATGTTGGTGAAAAGCTCCAACGACATCGCCCAGGCTCTGGCCCGGGACAATGCAGGCAGCGTGGAAGCCTTTGCCGCCAAAATGAACGAGCGCTGCTTGGCTCTCGGCCTTCAAGACAGCCACTACGTGAATCCTCACGGCCTGCCTTCCCGCAATGATGACGAGCCCTTTAGCACGGCTCGGGATCTAAGCCGCATCGCCAAAGCCTGCGATGGAAAGCCGGAAATCCGTGAGATCGTCAAACTGCAAAAGTACACCTTCAAATGGCCGAGTGGTAAAGTGACGGAACTTTCCAATACGAACCGTGTGCTGCGCAGTGCAGGCTACTGCGATGGCATGAAAACAGGCTACACCGATGCCGCCGGTTACTGCCTGGTAGCCAGTGGCGAGCGGAATGGCCGCCGCCGCATCGTCGTCGTTCTCAATGATACCGAAGGCGGTGTCTGGAAAGATGCGCAGGCCCTCCTCGACTGGGCACTGAAGGCCTAA
- a CDS encoding class I SAM-dependent methyltransferase, which produces MPDSPAAEFDAYAGDYDAAINRGLKFTGETKEYFAETRMRWLKDRLGAQGAHPRTCLDFGCGTGTSASLLMEGLHLEQYIGFDPSSESVAEAIKDHPHGNYSFVHEADLLPRNHFDLAFCNGVFHHIPVAARAEAFQRVYASVKPGGWFAFWENNKWNPIVHLLMSRVPFDRDAIMLFPAEAAGQMKTAGFRIVLRDYLFVFPASLKALRPLEPTLCKLPLGGQYLVLARKD; this is translated from the coding sequence ATGCCTGACTCTCCTGCTGCTGAATTTGATGCCTACGCAGGCGACTATGATGCCGCCATCAATCGCGGGTTAAAATTTACTGGTGAGACGAAAGAGTACTTTGCGGAAACGCGCATGCGCTGGCTGAAGGATCGGCTGGGTGCCCAAGGTGCACATCCGCGCACTTGCCTGGACTTTGGCTGTGGCACGGGGACCTCAGCCTCTCTACTGATGGAGGGGCTGCATCTGGAGCAATACATCGGCTTTGATCCCTCCAGTGAATCCGTGGCCGAGGCCATCAAGGATCACCCTCATGGCAACTACTCCTTCGTTCACGAGGCGGATCTGCTGCCCCGGAATCACTTTGACCTGGCTTTCTGCAACGGTGTGTTTCACCACATCCCCGTTGCTGCCCGGGCGGAAGCTTTTCAGCGCGTGTATGCAAGCGTGAAACCCGGGGGCTGGTTTGCCTTTTGGGAAAACAATAAGTGGAATCCCATCGTGCATCTATTGATGAGCCGTGTGCCCTTTGATCGGGATGCCATCATGCTCTTTCCCGCAGAGGCAGCCGGGCAGATGAAAACGGCCGGATTCCGCATCGTGCTGCGAGATTACCTGTTTGTTTTTCCGGCGAGCTTGAAGGCCCTGCGTCCTCTGGAGCCCACGCTGTGCAAGCTGCCGCTGGGAGGCCAGTACTTGGTTTTGGCTCGAAAGGATTGA
- a CDS encoding glycosyltransferase family 2 protein produces MWLLLLLTCLLLIAYAHAGYPLWMALLARLRPKQVKTDGTLPAGMSVVMSVYNAESRIQERLRNLLGCEWPGELEIVVFCDGCTDATAEKVAELADTRVRVMSHPQQRGKATALNEALPTCRYPVVVLCDARQDFHPQALMELTQPFADAEVGAVSGLLEIAASASGSGQGVDLYWKIERKLREWEGRYDSVIGCTGAIYAIRRQLFQPLHPATILDDVVVPMRIAVAGHRVLYAPTAIAYDPQTLDPALEKKRKLRTLAGNYQMMEHFPGWILPWRNRTWWQLISHKYLRLAVPWLMLAVLLLSVLAPPSPWVVLLLAGQVFAYGAATLGLLFPQMKLRLFSIPAGFLLLQVTCLRALGAYFKARRDALSLWQAAPVKAS; encoded by the coding sequence ATGTGGCTGCTGCTCCTGCTGACCTGCCTGCTATTGATCGCCTATGCGCATGCGGGTTACCCGCTGTGGATGGCGCTGCTGGCCCGCCTGAGGCCAAAGCAGGTCAAGACCGATGGAACCTTGCCCGCAGGCATGAGCGTGGTGATGAGCGTGTACAATGCGGAATCCCGGATCCAGGAACGACTGCGCAACCTGTTAGGCTGCGAATGGCCAGGAGAGCTGGAGATCGTCGTTTTTTGTGATGGCTGCACCGATGCTACGGCAGAAAAAGTGGCAGAGCTAGCAGACACTCGAGTGCGTGTGATGAGCCACCCCCAGCAGCGTGGTAAAGCGACCGCTCTGAATGAAGCCCTGCCTACCTGCCGATATCCAGTAGTCGTTCTCTGCGATGCGCGACAGGATTTCCACCCGCAGGCCTTGATGGAACTGACGCAGCCCTTTGCGGATGCAGAGGTGGGCGCCGTCAGCGGGCTTTTGGAAATCGCTGCTTCCGCTTCAGGCAGTGGCCAGGGCGTGGATCTTTACTGGAAAATCGAACGCAAACTGCGCGAGTGGGAGGGGCGGTACGATTCGGTGATCGGCTGCACCGGGGCGATCTATGCCATCCGTCGTCAGCTTTTTCAGCCGCTGCACCCCGCCACCATTTTGGATGATGTGGTGGTGCCCATGCGCATTGCCGTGGCAGGACACCGGGTGCTTTATGCGCCCACCGCCATTGCTTATGATCCCCAGACGCTGGACCCAGCGCTGGAAAAAAAGCGTAAGCTGCGGACCCTCGCTGGCAATTACCAGATGATGGAACACTTCCCTGGCTGGATTTTGCCCTGGCGGAATCGCACTTGGTGGCAGCTCATTTCCCACAAGTACCTGCGGCTGGCAGTCCCCTGGCTCATGCTCGCGGTGCTGCTCCTCTCCGTGCTTGCCCCACCGTCTCCTTGGGTGGTACTGCTGCTGGCGGGCCAAGTCTTCGCCTACGGAGCCGCCACACTGGGGCTGCTTTTCCCCCAGATGAAGCTGCGGCTCTTTTCCATTCCAGCCGGGTTTTTACTGCTGCAGGTGACCTGCCTGCGCGCGCTGGGTGCTTACTTCAAAGCCCGGCGTGATGCACTCAGCCTCTGGCAGGCCGCCCCAGTTAAGGCATCTTGA
- a CDS encoding endonuclease/exonuclease/phosphatase family protein, which yields MDSEASPPAPDTLLARTGRAMIAASENEGCFPILLRWLRRLTLWSVILYIVSLIVVTQALSWGGERNVTTAFLIFLPPSIWWLPAPPLAFAALLLHRRALLFLLGVMLWFGYGFLDWRPGQDAFTGETALKVMTYNRGQHMNQSLKPFKEATLPDIIVLQEAYGRAAGYAADPDYADLPHTRNLGEHTLLSRYPVLEEKMLPALPGQSPKAVRFVIDWKGQKIALYSVHLQTPREVLGHQVRGGFLYGILGLPGTPWAGKRQQMQTFWDGQIADAEIILKAVREDPLPTLLAGDFNSPHVGYVHRLITRELQDSHAEAGQGFGLSFPGSTHNPLSMGGPWLRIDYVFASRHWQVEQCVTEADRRSQHRALTTTVTLKMP from the coding sequence ATGGATTCTGAAGCGAGCCCCCCCGCCCCGGATACTCTTCTCGCCCGCACAGGTCGCGCAATGATCGCGGCATCGGAAAATGAGGGCTGCTTTCCCATTCTCCTGCGCTGGTTGCGGCGTCTGACGCTTTGGAGCGTCATTCTCTACATCGTTTCGTTAATTGTCGTTACACAGGCGCTCAGTTGGGGTGGTGAGCGCAATGTCACGACGGCCTTCCTCATTTTTTTGCCACCTTCCATCTGGTGGCTGCCTGCGCCCCCGCTCGCCTTCGCCGCTCTGCTTTTGCATCGCCGCGCCCTGCTGTTTTTGCTGGGGGTGATGCTGTGGTTCGGTTATGGGTTTCTAGACTGGCGGCCAGGCCAAGACGCCTTCACTGGGGAAACAGCTCTGAAAGTGATGACCTACAACCGTGGGCAGCACATGAATCAGAGCCTTAAACCTTTCAAAGAGGCCACGCTTCCGGACATCATTGTCCTGCAAGAAGCCTATGGCCGGGCTGCGGGTTACGCGGCAGATCCAGATTACGCCGACCTGCCGCACACTCGCAACTTGGGCGAGCACACACTGCTCAGCCGTTACCCCGTGCTGGAGGAAAAAATGTTGCCCGCCCTGCCGGGGCAGTCGCCCAAAGCGGTGCGCTTTGTCATCGACTGGAAAGGCCAAAAAATAGCGCTTTACAGTGTGCATCTCCAGACTCCCCGTGAAGTGCTGGGGCACCAGGTGCGCGGGGGTTTCCTGTATGGCATCCTTGGGCTTCCAGGGACCCCTTGGGCTGGTAAGCGGCAGCAAATGCAGACGTTCTGGGATGGCCAGATCGCGGATGCTGAAATCATCCTCAAAGCGGTGCGTGAAGACCCCCTGCCGACTCTGCTGGCCGGCGATTTTAACTCGCCACATGTCGGTTACGTGCATCGCCTCATCACGCGGGAGTTGCAGGACTCGCACGCCGAGGCGGGGCAGGGTTTTGGCCTCAGTTTTCCTGGTAGCACTCACAATCCTTTGAGCATGGGTGGTCCCTGGCTGCGGATTGATTATGTTTTTGCCAGCCGTCACTGGCAGGTGGAGCAATGCGTCACGGAGGCGGATCGCCGTTCTCAGCACCGTGCTCTCACCACCACGGTGACGCTCAAGATGCCTTAA
- a CDS encoding type II secretion system protein → MRHTAVRAPSSGFTMLESLLMICLMTVLALMTWGIYLKETDPARKGPGVWEKVESPFVPAFREVDNPVIIVPDPPLKNPVGQPQ, encoded by the coding sequence ATGCGTCACACCGCCGTCCGCGCTCCATCATCGGGCTTTACCATGCTGGAGTCCCTTTTGATGATTTGTCTGATGACCGTTCTGGCGCTCATGACTTGGGGTATTTATTTGAAAGAAACGGATCCGGCCCGCAAAGGTCCTGGCGTCTGGGAAAAAGTGGAGTCGCCCTTTGTCCCTGCCTTTCGTGAGGTGGACAATCCTGTCATCATCGTTCCAGACCCACCGCTGAAAAACCCAGTGGGACAGCCACAGTAA
- a CDS encoding nucleotide sugar dehydrogenase, translating to MSSDSLIGIIGLGYVGLPLSLRFAQCGSRVLGLDIDPTKVNKLTAGETYILHIPEKDIAAAVSEGRFRATTDFSQAAECNALIICVPTPLAAGNEPDLSYVLNTGRAIAPYLQKGQLVVLESTTYPGTTDGELREVLEAGSGLIAGVDFHLAFSPEREDPGNPLSDVSRIPKVIGGLTPACQQRAMEVYGRAIQTLVPVDSCRIAEAVKLTENIFRAVNIAMVNELKVVYDKMGIDIWEVIAAAKTKPFGFMPFYPGPGLGGHCIPIDPFYLTWKARQYGQETRFIELAGEVNTAMPAYVIQRCREALAAHGKELKGSKVLLLGIAYKPNVDDDRESPAYVLWEMLEEAGADVVYHDPHVPVIRPSREHGHFAGRLSVDLSAENLASYDLVLLATNHQAVDYPLIAENARLIVDTRNAFGQLLKGQPHYYKA from the coding sequence ATGTCTTCCGACTCACTCATTGGCATCATCGGTCTCGGCTATGTCGGACTCCCTCTCAGCTTGCGATTTGCCCAATGCGGCAGTCGAGTTCTTGGTCTGGATATTGACCCTACGAAAGTCAATAAGTTGACCGCAGGTGAGACCTATATTCTGCACATCCCTGAAAAAGACATTGCCGCAGCAGTCAGCGAGGGTCGTTTCCGCGCCACGACTGATTTTTCCCAGGCGGCAGAGTGCAACGCACTGATCATCTGTGTGCCTACCCCTCTGGCCGCAGGCAATGAGCCGGACCTGAGCTACGTGCTGAACACCGGCCGGGCCATCGCTCCTTACCTCCAGAAGGGCCAACTCGTGGTCCTGGAATCCACCACTTACCCCGGGACGACGGATGGGGAACTGCGAGAAGTTCTCGAAGCAGGCTCTGGCCTGATTGCTGGGGTGGACTTTCACCTCGCCTTTTCTCCCGAGCGCGAAGATCCAGGTAATCCCCTGAGCGATGTTTCCCGCATCCCGAAAGTCATCGGCGGCCTCACCCCCGCCTGTCAGCAGCGCGCCATGGAAGTCTATGGCCGGGCCATCCAAACGCTGGTGCCGGTGGACTCCTGCCGCATCGCCGAGGCGGTCAAACTGACGGAGAACATCTTCCGCGCGGTCAACATCGCCATGGTGAATGAGCTGAAGGTGGTGTATGACAAAATGGGCATTGATATCTGGGAAGTCATCGCTGCTGCCAAGACCAAACCCTTTGGTTTCATGCCCTTCTACCCTGGCCCAGGCCTGGGCGGCCACTGCATCCCCATTGATCCGTTTTACCTCACCTGGAAAGCCCGTCAATACGGCCAGGAGACACGCTTCATCGAACTGGCAGGCGAGGTCAATACTGCCATGCCGGCCTACGTCATCCAGCGCTGCCGCGAGGCGCTGGCGGCCCATGGCAAAGAATTGAAGGGTAGCAAAGTCCTTCTGCTAGGCATCGCCTACAAACCAAATGTGGACGATGACCGCGAAAGCCCAGCCTACGTCCTCTGGGAAATGCTGGAAGAGGCAGGCGCCGACGTGGTTTACCACGACCCGCACGTCCCCGTCATCCGGCCTTCGCGTGAGCACGGCCACTTTGCAGGTCGCCTCAGTGTGGATTTGTCTGCTGAGAACCTCGCCAGCTATGACCTGGTCCTTCTGGCGACGAATCACCAAGCCGTGGATTATCCACTGATCGCCGAAAATGCCCGCCTCATCGTGGATACACGCAATGCCTTTGGCCAGTTGCTCAAAGGCCAGCCGCATTATTACAAAGCTTAG